Proteins from one Bdellovibrionota bacterium genomic window:
- a CDS encoding phosphoribosyltransferase family protein, translating into MELTVPGAEVERARAIAAGFYEGPLRDLVLRVKFHADPRPLPLLKDFLRRASDQLVRTLPTTIIAVPADRRRLRKRGVDLPALLAKDLALHLRVPFERNIVRKVRATSAQTSLDQKERRGNLEGAFEVVADPAEQNILVVDDVFTTGATAGVVTELLLCSGAHAVIWATLARTPLSLKVIEEP; encoded by the coding sequence ATGGAATTGACGGTTCCCGGCGCTGAAGTTGAACGCGCCCGAGCGATTGCCGCCGGCTTTTACGAAGGCCCCCTTCGCGACCTGGTTCTGAGAGTCAAATTCCACGCGGATCCTCGCCCGCTCCCCCTTCTGAAGGATTTTCTGCGGCGAGCTTCGGATCAACTTGTCCGGACGTTGCCCACGACCATCATTGCCGTTCCTGCCGATCGGCGACGGCTCCGAAAAAGGGGGGTCGATTTGCCCGCTTTGTTGGCCAAGGATCTGGCGTTACATCTTCGAGTTCCTTTCGAACGAAATATCGTGCGCAAAGTCCGGGCGACATCGGCTCAAACCTCTCTGGATCAAAAGGAGCGCCGCGGAAATCTGGAGGGCGCGTTTGAAGTGGTGGCGGATCCGGCCGAGCAAAACATTCTTGTGGTCGACGATGTCTTCACCACGGGGGCTACGGCCGGCGTGGTCACGGAACTTCTTCTCTGCTCAGGCGCCCACGCCGTTATATGGGCGACTCTCGCTCGCACTCCCCTCAGCTTAAAGGTTATTGAAGAGCCGTAA
- the lspA gene encoding signal peptidase II yields MNPIASKYLKISGATALLAALDLGSKHWMATHFGRGQSKSILPGVFNLTLVHNTGAAFGLGAKWSMSFFVVTSILAIGLVVYLLVRLKPEERIPRWALILILSGAIGNLIDRIRQGYVVDFLDFYFKTHHWPAFNVADSCITVGAALFFLDLLMKPKPGRTTG; encoded by the coding sequence ATGAACCCAATCGCCTCAAAGTATCTCAAGATATCTGGGGCCACGGCCCTTTTGGCGGCATTGGATTTGGGATCCAAACATTGGATGGCGACGCACTTTGGCCGCGGGCAGTCGAAATCAATCCTTCCCGGAGTTTTCAACTTGACGCTGGTTCACAATACCGGCGCGGCGTTCGGTCTCGGAGCCAAATGGTCGATGAGCTTCTTCGTTGTCACGTCAATCTTGGCGATCGGCCTGGTGGTCTATCTTCTCGTTCGCCTGAAACCGGAGGAACGTATTCCTCGGTGGGCTCTCATATTGATCTTAAGCGGAGCGATCGGGAATCTCATCGACCGCATTCGTCAGGGGTATGTGGTCGACTTCTTGGATTTTTATTTCAAAACCCACCATTGGCCGGCCTTCAACGTGGCCGACTCGTGCATCACCGTAGGGGCGGCACTCTTTTTCCTGGATCTGCTCATGAAGCCGAAACCCGGTCGAACGACGGGTTAG
- the ileS gene encoding isoleucine--tRNA ligase — translation MDYKSTIQLPKTDFPMKANLTQREPIFLERWEKAGLYRQILAKNSAKPLFLLHDGPPYANGNIHVGHVMNKTLKDLVVKSKSMAGFLSPYVPGWDCHGLPIEHQVVKQLGGKAKSFSKLELRRECRKYAERFIDIQREEFKRLGIFGEWENPYRTMDFSYEAQIAREFAKVVDKGFVYRSRRSIHWCISCQTALAEAEIEYEDHQSPSVYVAYPIASGWEKLGLPKSDPKERFALIWTTTPWTLPASMAIAYQKTADYVVVERKGKPGRFIMAKAMVEQVAEAQQISLKEVGNIGKGERLASLVAQHPFVKREIHFFPGEHVTLDTGSGLVHTAPGHGEEDYQLGLEHGLEIYSPVGPDGRFEKDVEHFAGERVFEANPKIIEHLKKLDRLFEKELKVTHSYPHCWRCKNPVVFRATAQWFLSLSHRDLRKNALEEIDRILWIPKWGRERIYGMVAGRPDWCLSRQRVWGVPVITFVCKACGENLLSASAVSHVAERFAKEGSDAWFQYESAELLPTGTACTKCGAKDFEKGQDILDVWFDSGASHAAVLEQRTGLRWPCDLYLEGSDQHRGWFHSSLLEGMATRGHAPFKAVVTHGFVVDGEGRKMSKSVGNYISAQESVKERGAEMLRLWVAMEDYRDDVRLSKEILDRAVESYRRIRNTARFCLGNLFDFEPDRHRVPRSELSREIDRWAADRLAQVAQKCRKAYEDYEFHVVVQSLNEFCVVELSAWYLDISKDTLYCDRADGARRRSAQTVLFDVADHLTRLLAPILPMTAEEIWDHLPAFNGKTSSVHLAEFPPAAPAEEREFAGRWEKLFLVRGEVSKALEKLRQQKVIGQSLEAEVEVAAPEPIRTLIEQYQKELPMLWIVSRARLTKSIAKEMDLFESAEIPGLKVGVRKIVGQRCERCWTYPSDVGAVEKHLKLCRRCAEVIDAI, via the coding sequence ATGGACTACAAATCAACAATTCAGCTGCCCAAGACCGATTTTCCGATGAAGGCGAATTTAACGCAGCGCGAACCGATCTTTTTGGAGCGTTGGGAAAAAGCCGGCCTCTACCGGCAAATTCTTGCGAAGAATTCCGCGAAACCGCTCTTTCTTCTGCACGACGGCCCTCCGTACGCCAACGGGAACATTCATGTGGGCCACGTGATGAACAAGACGCTCAAGGATCTGGTCGTGAAGTCCAAGTCGATGGCCGGGTTTTTGAGCCCTTACGTGCCGGGTTGGGACTGCCACGGCTTGCCGATCGAGCATCAGGTCGTCAAACAGCTGGGCGGAAAGGCGAAGAGTTTTTCGAAATTGGAGCTTCGCCGGGAGTGTCGCAAATATGCGGAGCGATTCATCGACATCCAGCGCGAGGAGTTCAAGCGCCTCGGAATTTTCGGGGAATGGGAAAACCCGTATCGAACGATGGATTTCAGCTACGAAGCCCAAATCGCCCGGGAGTTCGCAAAGGTTGTGGACAAAGGCTTTGTCTACCGGAGTCGGCGCTCCATCCATTGGTGCATATCCTGTCAGACGGCGTTGGCGGAGGCGGAGATCGAATACGAAGACCATCAATCGCCCAGCGTTTATGTGGCGTATCCCATCGCCAGCGGTTGGGAAAAACTGGGTCTTCCCAAGAGTGATCCGAAGGAACGATTTGCCCTCATTTGGACGACGACGCCTTGGACCTTGCCGGCGTCGATGGCGATCGCTTATCAAAAGACGGCCGATTATGTCGTCGTCGAACGAAAAGGAAAGCCCGGACGTTTCATCATGGCAAAAGCGATGGTTGAGCAGGTTGCTGAAGCACAACAGATTTCTTTAAAAGAGGTCGGGAATATCGGAAAAGGAGAGCGTCTTGCCTCGCTCGTGGCCCAACATCCTTTCGTGAAGCGCGAAATTCACTTCTTTCCCGGGGAGCATGTCACGCTGGATACCGGAAGCGGTTTGGTTCACACGGCGCCCGGTCATGGCGAGGAGGATTATCAATTGGGCCTCGAGCATGGCCTGGAGATCTATTCTCCGGTCGGCCCGGACGGGCGCTTTGAGAAAGACGTGGAACATTTCGCCGGCGAGCGTGTGTTCGAAGCGAATCCCAAGATCATCGAGCACCTCAAGAAGCTGGACCGCCTGTTCGAAAAAGAGCTCAAGGTCACGCACAGCTATCCGCACTGCTGGCGCTGCAAGAATCCGGTGGTCTTCCGTGCTACGGCGCAATGGTTTCTCTCGCTTTCCCATCGGGATCTTCGCAAGAATGCCCTGGAGGAGATCGACCGAATTCTGTGGATTCCCAAATGGGGACGCGAGCGCATTTACGGCATGGTGGCCGGGCGGCCGGATTGGTGTCTATCCCGCCAAAGAGTGTGGGGGGTTCCGGTCATCACGTTCGTTTGTAAAGCATGCGGCGAAAATCTGCTTTCCGCTTCGGCCGTTTCGCACGTGGCCGAAAGGTTCGCGAAAGAGGGGTCCGACGCTTGGTTTCAATATGAGAGCGCGGAACTGCTGCCTACAGGAACCGCATGCACGAAGTGTGGCGCGAAAGATTTCGAAAAAGGCCAGGACATCCTGGATGTCTGGTTTGACTCGGGGGCGAGTCACGCCGCTGTCCTCGAGCAACGTACCGGTCTTCGTTGGCCCTGCGATCTTTATTTGGAAGGAAGCGACCAACATCGCGGGTGGTTCCATTCCAGTCTTCTGGAGGGGATGGCGACCCGGGGCCATGCCCCGTTCAAAGCCGTCGTGACTCACGGATTTGTCGTGGACGGAGAGGGCCGGAAGATGTCCAAATCGGTGGGCAACTACATCTCGGCGCAAGAGTCGGTCAAAGAGCGGGGCGCGGAGATGCTTCGTCTCTGGGTGGCGATGGAGGATTATCGGGACGATGTGCGGCTCTCCAAAGAGATTCTCGATCGGGCCGTCGAGTCGTACCGGCGGATTCGGAATACGGCGCGCTTCTGTTTGGGGAATTTGTTCGACTTTGAGCCGGATCGACACCGCGTCCCGCGCTCTGAACTGTCACGTGAGATCGACCGATGGGCGGCGGATCGCCTGGCGCAGGTCGCTCAGAAATGCCGAAAGGCGTACGAGGATTACGAGTTTCACGTCGTCGTTCAGTCCCTCAACGAATTCTGCGTCGTGGAACTGAGTGCGTGGTATCTCGATATTTCAAAAGACACGCTCTATTGCGATCGGGCCGATGGGGCGCGTCGGCGGAGCGCGCAGACGGTTCTGTTTGACGTGGCGGATCACCTGACACGTCTTCTGGCGCCGATTCTCCCGATGACGGCAGAGGAAATTTGGGACCATCTCCCCGCCTTTAACGGAAAGACTTCATCGGTGCATCTGGCGGAGTTTCCTCCCGCCGCTCCGGCGGAAGAACGTGAATTTGCCGGTCGCTGGGAAAAGCTGTTTCTCGTCCGGGGAGAAGTCTCGAAGGCCTTGGAAAAGCTTCGGCAGCAAAAGGTCATCGGTCAGTCGCTGGAAGCCGAGGTCGAGGTGGCGGCGCCCGAACCGATTCGGACGCTGATCGAGCAGTATCAAAAGGAACTCCCGATGCTCTGGATCGTTTCGCGGGCCAGATTGACCAAGAGCATAGCCAAAGAGATGGATCTCTTCGAATCGGCGGAAATTCCGGGACTCAAAGTAGGCGTGCGAAAAATTGTCGGCCAACGGTGCGAGCGGTGTTGGACGTATCCGTCGGACGTCGGGGCGGTGGAAAAACATCTGAAACTTTGCCGCCGCTGTGCCGAGGTGATCGACGCGATATGA
- a CDS encoding glutamine synthetase III → MSLRDEAVRASISRLPRKIVRPTDPLGKTLPVSGYFGSLTFGLDQIKEKISKDSFDALMAMVHRGARLPKNVSDEIATVIRDWAMSYGVTHFCHWFQPMTGLTAEKHDAFITTRVTETGQTQVLERFSGSALIQSEPDASSFPSGGMRSTFEARGYTAWDPSSPIFIMESTNGKTMCVPSAFLSWHGHALDTKTPLLRSTEALSREAVRFLKLLGDVDITAVNATLGAEQEYFLIDRALFAARPDLLMTGRTLVGRASTRGQQFEDHYFGPITSRVLSFMQELEQEMYKLGVPLKTRHNEVAPAQYEVAPIFEDANLSCDHNSLCMDMMCRIARRHDLVCLLHEKPFAGINGSGKHNNWSLATQKGDNLLDPGKTPHQNLRFLAVLAAVLKAVHEHADMLRAAIASPGNDHRLGANEAPPAIISAFLGQSLSEILDHIETGQMPKASTDEAILSLGVSKLPVVARDNTDRNRTSPFAFTGNKFEFRAVGASANIAIAITVLNAATADSFAQLTERLEKKLAQAMGRDEAILGLVREVIAETKKIRFEGNNYSDEWKTEAKERGLPNLTSAPEALKVLENAKAWEFLTRFKVLSAEEIKAWHVIMLERYIKQIEMEAATMLELVDTHVLPAMEEEVTRVAHMVTELKSTGHKTGNRRLDQATTMYDHLMDACAALDKELAAAQGIHDEAKKASALSKKVFPAMEKLREFSDQAEGFVADELWRLPKYREMLFLK, encoded by the coding sequence ATGTCCTTACGCGATGAGGCCGTACGCGCCTCTATTTCCCGACTTCCGCGCAAGATCGTTCGTCCGACGGACCCCCTCGGCAAGACATTGCCCGTCAGCGGCTACTTCGGAAGCCTGACGTTCGGACTCGATCAGATTAAGGAGAAAATCTCCAAAGATTCGTTCGATGCCTTAATGGCCATGGTGCATCGGGGCGCTCGACTTCCCAAAAATGTCTCCGATGAGATCGCCACCGTCATCCGGGACTGGGCGATGAGCTATGGGGTCACCCATTTCTGTCATTGGTTTCAGCCGATGACCGGTCTGACGGCCGAAAAACACGATGCCTTTATCACGACGCGAGTCACGGAAACTGGACAGACGCAAGTGTTAGAACGCTTCTCGGGTTCGGCGCTCATTCAATCCGAACCGGACGCCAGTTCCTTTCCCAGCGGCGGGATGCGCTCCACGTTTGAGGCCCGCGGTTACACCGCGTGGGACCCGAGCAGCCCGATCTTCATCATGGAATCGACCAACGGTAAAACCATGTGCGTCCCCTCGGCTTTCTTGAGCTGGCACGGTCACGCACTGGACACCAAGACTCCCCTGCTTCGCTCCACCGAAGCGCTTTCACGTGAAGCGGTTCGTTTTCTAAAGTTGCTGGGGGACGTGGACATTACGGCGGTTAACGCCACACTTGGCGCCGAACAGGAATACTTTCTCATCGACCGCGCCCTTTTTGCGGCGCGACCTGACCTGCTCATGACGGGACGCACGCTCGTCGGTCGCGCCTCCACGCGTGGACAGCAGTTTGAAGATCATTATTTTGGACCGATCACGTCACGCGTTCTCTCCTTCATGCAAGAGCTCGAACAGGAGATGTACAAATTGGGAGTTCCGTTGAAGACCCGTCACAACGAAGTGGCGCCGGCACAGTACGAAGTGGCGCCCATTTTCGAGGATGCGAACTTAAGCTGCGATCACAACTCCCTCTGCATGGACATGATGTGTCGGATCGCGCGGCGGCACGATCTCGTCTGTCTCCTGCACGAGAAACCGTTCGCCGGAATCAACGGCAGCGGAAAGCACAATAACTGGAGCTTGGCCACGCAAAAGGGGGACAACCTTCTCGATCCAGGCAAAACCCCGCATCAAAACCTTCGTTTCCTAGCCGTGCTGGCAGCGGTTTTGAAGGCGGTGCACGAACACGCCGATATGCTGCGAGCGGCGATTGCCTCGCCCGGCAACGATCATCGACTCGGGGCCAATGAGGCGCCGCCTGCGATCATCAGCGCATTTCTGGGTCAGAGCTTGAGCGAAATCTTGGATCACATTGAAACCGGGCAAATGCCGAAAGCCTCCACCGATGAGGCGATATTAAGTCTCGGCGTTTCGAAGCTTCCCGTCGTTGCCCGCGACAACACGGACCGGAACCGGACCTCGCCGTTCGCTTTCACCGGAAACAAGTTCGAGTTCCGGGCGGTAGGAGCTTCGGCGAACATTGCGATAGCCATTACCGTTCTCAATGCGGCGACGGCCGATTCTTTCGCTCAGCTTACGGAAAGATTGGAAAAGAAACTGGCGCAAGCGATGGGGCGCGACGAAGCGATCTTGGGGTTGGTCCGGGAAGTGATCGCAGAAACCAAGAAGATCCGCTTCGAAGGAAATAACTATTCGGACGAGTGGAAAACGGAAGCCAAGGAACGCGGCCTTCCCAACCTGACATCGGCACCGGAAGCGCTCAAGGTGCTGGAGAACGCCAAAGCGTGGGAATTCCTGACACGTTTTAAAGTTCTCTCCGCCGAAGAGATCAAGGCTTGGCACGTCATCATGCTGGAGCGATACATCAAGCAGATCGAAATGGAGGCGGCCACGATGCTTGAGCTGGTCGACACGCACGTCCTTCCGGCGATGGAAGAAGAGGTCACGCGCGTCGCCCACATGGTCACCGAACTCAAGTCGACCGGCCACAAGACCGGCAATCGACGCCTCGACCAGGCGACGACGATGTACGACCATTTGATGGACGCGTGCGCCGCGCTGGACAAGGAATTAGCCGCAGCCCAGGGGATTCATGATGAAGCCAAGAAAGCGTCGGCCTTGAGCAAGAAAGTCTTTCCGGCGATGGAAAAACTCCGGGAATTTTCGGACCAGGCCGAGGGCTTCGTCGCCGACGAACTCTGGCGGCTGCCGAAGTATCGGGAGATGCTGTTTCTGAAGTAA
- a CDS encoding sugar phosphate nucleotidyltransferase yields MDVLILAGGGGTRLWPLSRAERPKQLLRLPHQQTLIEQAVSRARMLVESEHVWIVTIASQVAATRQALSGFDPERILAEPMGRNSGPACCAATLEIETKRGQATTILVLTADQWIPEEKRFAETMRRGVKRAADGESLVTFGLSIREPRTDFGYVEITRDRAKKGAFRVQRFIEKPPLAKARKFARSLRHFWNSGMFAWRSDFFGKEMARYAPNIYRPLRQIDWSQRLGLQDLGPTYEKLPNLSIDYALMEKSRAVEVVPAKFDWSDLGTWAAVHEALAKTDRSNVVLGDAEVVDGGGNLVRSDSKPIVVCGVDDLVVVDTPDVTLVTSREKSRDLKKYQAKMRLFPKLR; encoded by the coding sequence ATGGACGTCCTCATTCTGGCGGGCGGCGGCGGAACGAGGCTCTGGCCGCTCAGCCGCGCCGAACGGCCGAAGCAACTCCTTCGGTTACCCCATCAGCAGACGCTTATAGAGCAGGCCGTCTCCCGGGCCAGGATGCTTGTAGAATCCGAGCACGTTTGGATCGTGACCATTGCTTCGCAAGTGGCCGCGACGCGGCAAGCTCTATCCGGCTTCGATCCGGAGAGGATTTTGGCCGAGCCGATGGGACGCAATTCCGGGCCGGCCTGTTGTGCGGCCACGCTGGAAATCGAAACGAAGCGCGGCCAGGCGACGACGATTCTGGTTCTCACGGCCGATCAATGGATTCCGGAGGAAAAACGATTCGCCGAAACGATGAGACGGGGTGTGAAACGAGCGGCGGACGGAGAGTCGCTGGTGACCTTCGGCCTCTCGATCCGCGAACCGCGCACCGACTTCGGGTACGTCGAGATCACCCGCGACCGCGCGAAGAAAGGTGCCTTTCGCGTCCAGCGATTTATTGAGAAACCTCCCTTGGCGAAGGCGCGGAAGTTCGCGCGTTCACTCCGCCATTTTTGGAACAGCGGGATGTTCGCCTGGCGGAGCGATTTTTTCGGAAAGGAAATGGCCCGCTATGCTCCCAACATTTATCGCCCGCTTCGCCAGATCGACTGGAGTCAGCGACTCGGGCTTCAGGACCTAGGCCCTACGTACGAAAAACTCCCCAACCTTTCCATCGATTACGCCCTCATGGAAAAAAGTCGGGCCGTTGAAGTGGTGCCGGCCAAATTCGACTGGTCCGATCTGGGAACCTGGGCGGCGGTCCACGAAGCGCTTGCGAAGACGGATCGAAGCAATGTCGTGCTGGGAGACGCCGAAGTGGTCGACGGCGGCGGCAATCTCGTTCGATCCGATTCGAAACCGATCGTAGTCTGCGGCGTCGATGACCTGGTCGTCGTGGACACGCCCGACGTCACGCTGGTGACGTCAAGAGAAAAATCCAGAGATCTCAAGAAGTATCAGGCGAAAATGAGACTGTTTCCGAAGCTCCGCTGA
- a CDS encoding tetratricopeptide repeat protein, whose protein sequence is MGLRIRLACLVLIGLILPFRAFSSDQDLETGKKLHDAGDYDGAIRIYRQVLKDEPKNEIARYELGFSLYSKGEYRKSIRVLEKLLEDNPEFNPLPYSTLGSAYDGLTKLGDGEKVLREGLDHFSDSSLLHYNLGINLSLQNRTDEATREFIADLRLKPDHSSAWLALAEFQFTQHERHRAFLLFARFLALESDTKRAKSAASRLWALLFLGVSRRPELNKEGKAQIDVTVPPPNPDGTDPQGARDLGMSMVAATRFTEEEKGLSDAEFFTTKFPSVLDILVEQAESKDPDGFWQTLVLNFFSDAKDADVINTMAYLSRKPLGESGVTQWLESHAAEVEKYRQWASSWKPPAN, encoded by the coding sequence ATGGGCTTGCGAATCAGACTGGCGTGCCTAGTTCTTATCGGACTCATCCTCCCTTTTCGTGCATTTTCGTCGGATCAGGATCTGGAAACGGGGAAAAAGCTCCACGACGCGGGAGATTACGACGGTGCCATCCGAATTTACCGACAGGTTTTGAAAGATGAACCGAAAAATGAAATAGCGCGCTACGAGCTTGGTTTCTCTCTTTATTCTAAAGGGGAATATCGGAAATCGATCCGCGTATTGGAAAAACTCTTAGAGGACAATCCTGAGTTCAATCCCCTCCCCTATAGCACATTGGGGTCGGCTTACGACGGCCTGACGAAGTTAGGAGATGGAGAAAAGGTCCTGCGCGAAGGCCTTGATCACTTTTCCGATTCTTCCTTGCTGCACTATAACCTGGGAATTAACTTGAGCCTCCAGAATCGGACGGATGAAGCGACCCGGGAGTTCATTGCGGATCTGCGCCTCAAGCCCGACCATTCGTCGGCATGGCTCGCCCTGGCGGAATTTCAGTTCACTCAGCATGAAAGACACCGAGCTTTTCTCCTGTTCGCTCGCTTTCTTGCCCTGGAGTCGGATACCAAGCGCGCCAAGTCAGCTGCTTCGCGGCTCTGGGCGCTCCTCTTCTTGGGTGTCTCCCGCCGGCCGGAACTGAATAAGGAAGGAAAAGCGCAGATCGACGTTACTGTCCCGCCCCCAAATCCCGATGGAACAGACCCCCAGGGGGCGCGAGATCTCGGCATGTCAATGGTCGCAGCAACTCGGTTCACGGAAGAAGAAAAAGGGCTCAGCGACGCCGAGTTCTTTACGACGAAGTTCCCGTCCGTTTTGGATATCCTCGTTGAACAAGCTGAATCAAAGGACCCGGATGGCTTTTGGCAAACGCTTGTCCTGAACTTCTTTTCGGACGCGAAGGATGCCGACGTGATTAACACCATGGCGTATCTTTCTCGAAAACCGCTTGGTGAATCCGGCGTCACTCAGTGGCTCGAGAGCCATGCGGCCGAAGTGGAAAAATACCGTCAGTGGGCTTCCAGCTGGAAGCCGCCGGCGAACTAG
- a CDS encoding PilZ domain-containing protein — MANSATNVRKQEFAYERKARRVDYGQAAVFKPNHRSNQTGFVRDVSEQGVFLITQEPLTMGTEILFYLPMQLGPRAKKVLCMVSGAVVRIDGRFSGPLRGYGVQFSGKLSQVTLRQLREFVASHLTALQ; from the coding sequence ATGGCTAATTCTGCCACAAATGTTCGGAAGCAAGAGTTTGCATATGAACGCAAAGCTCGAAGGGTGGACTACGGGCAGGCGGCGGTTTTCAAACCGAATCACCGTAGCAATCAAACGGGGTTCGTAAGAGATGTCAGCGAACAGGGCGTCTTCTTGATCACGCAAGAACCCCTGACCATGGGCACGGAGATCCTATTTTACCTGCCGATGCAATTAGGTCCGCGGGCGAAAAAAGTCCTCTGCATGGTTTCCGGAGCGGTCGTACGAATCGACGGCCGGTTTTCGGGGCCGTTGCGCGGGTACGGAGTTCAATTCAGCGGCAAGCTTTCTCAAGTGACGCTCAGGCAACTTCGGGAGTTTGTGGCGTCACACCTTACGGCTCTTCAATAA